The DNA segment ACGCCTTCCTGCAACACAAGCGGGTACAGGCGTGGTGGATCTACGTACCGCTGGCCATCGTGGTCTGGGTCGCCGTGCACACCACAGGCATCCACGCGACCATCGCGGGCGTCGCGCTCGGCCTGCTCACCAGGGTGCGCAGCGACAAGGGCGAGCGGCACTCGCCCGCCGTCCGGCTCGAACACCGGTTGCAGCCGTGGTCGGCAGGTCTCGCGGTACCGGTCTTCGCGTTGTTCGCGGCAGGCGTCGCCATCACCGGCGGCGCGCTCGGCGCCGTCTTCACCGAGCCCGTCCCGCTCGCCGTCATCTGCGGCCTGTTGATCGGCAAGGTCGTCGGCATCATGGGGGCGAGCGCACTGGCCGTGAAACTCGGCCTCGCCACCCTGCCAAGCAGCCTGGCCTGGCGTGATGTGGGCGCGCTTTCGATGCTCGGAGCCGTCGGATTCACGGTCAGCCTGCTCATCGCCGAACTCTCACTCGAAGGCGAACAGGCCGAATTGGCCAAGGCCGCGGTGCTCATCGCGTCGGCCATCGCCTCGCTCACCGCGGCGCTGCTCCTGGTTCGTCGCAGTAAGGTGCATGCCAGAGGCGCGCCCAGCGAGCTTTCACATTGATCACATGGCACGATGAGGGCCGTGAGCAGCCCCAAACACCAATTCGACGACAGCGACGG comes from the Prauserella marina genome and includes:
- the nhaA gene encoding Na+/H+ antiporter NhaA, with the translated sequence MTTPSRPRSSPAEFVRFLRMETTGGILLLCATVIALVWANSPLADVYQSVKDFRVGPEFLHLNLTIGDWAKDGLLAVFFFVVGLELKRELVVGDLSNVKAAALPIVAAIGGMIVPAGIALTVGWGSPGIDKAWAIPVATDIAFALGVLALVGSALPGAARVFLLSLAVVDDLGAIIVIAVLFTAGFDLVAAGIAVAALALYAFLQHKRVQAWWIYVPLAIVVWVAVHTTGIHATIAGVALGLLTRVRSDKGERHSPAVRLEHRLQPWSAGLAVPVFALFAAGVAITGGALGAVFTEPVPLAVICGLLIGKVVGIMGASALAVKLGLATLPSSLAWRDVGALSMLGAVGFTVSLLIAELSLEGEQAELAKAAVLIASAIASLTAALLLVRRSKVHARGAPSELSH